One genomic segment of Longimicrobium sp. includes these proteins:
- a CDS encoding S8 family serine peptidase, giving the protein MTISDTDLWTYITEHDTTVMVGVKAPGTARGMYRAQRLVSDAVWQRAVQTLTTAHGGTVLNVDEVIPAVLIQVSSVEQLRKLRAHPFIDYIEPAVLNSADPIAAPAAPAFQLGLRPSEKRLSSSSSSSSGGDPNYGAYYLNGDSVPWIFNKMEIDQAWRRSTGAGVVIGLIDSGIDIWQYGHQLSNFAAKRVNPSEPLQDTFGHGTHQAGVLAAKRDGYHVVGVAYGSSPLSIKHSDFYLDVSTWRVAAALDTAVKYNAKVVQMAFRCEDESNAVSDRLSLYYWSPSYDVLFTAAVGSAGWWGQLVEGAMFPAVHPDVIAVSAIDFYTDTRYSGSHHSDKVELSAYHGQPTVGAIGLGEPEWTTSANSSNASTIVAGVAALVRSKYPSMRNYEVRQRLISTARDIGPTGRDPDSGYGLVMAMRAVGGMWNAEILGNTVSGGGYNEPETMDLTANPLGGEGPYSYRWLGLFNGVTARTIRVTVSQGDPTHHYSVEVTDHSDGSTKIASVAINPPPGNTTCNDPTVLVC; this is encoded by the coding sequence ATGACCATCAGCGATACTGACCTGTGGACGTACATCACCGAGCACGATACGACCGTGATGGTGGGTGTGAAAGCGCCCGGCACAGCGCGTGGAATGTACCGCGCTCAGCGGCTCGTTTCTGATGCGGTATGGCAGAGGGCGGTTCAGACCTTGACGACTGCCCACGGTGGAACTGTCCTCAACGTCGACGAGGTGATTCCAGCAGTCCTCATTCAGGTCTCAAGTGTTGAGCAGCTGCGCAAGCTACGCGCGCATCCATTCATCGACTACATAGAGCCCGCCGTTCTCAATTCGGCCGACCCGATCGCCGCGCCCGCTGCACCCGCCTTCCAACTCGGGCTCCGCCCGAGTGAAAAGCGGCTGAGCTCTAGCAGTAGCAGCAGTTCGGGGGGTGACCCGAACTACGGTGCATACTATCTTAATGGGGATAGTGTCCCGTGGATTTTCAACAAGATGGAGATCGATCAGGCGTGGAGACGGAGCACAGGTGCGGGTGTAGTTATCGGGCTGATCGACTCTGGGATCGACATTTGGCAATATGGGCACCAGCTGTCCAACTTTGCAGCCAAGAGGGTTAACCCTTCGGAGCCCCTCCAAGATACGTTTGGGCACGGCACCCACCAAGCCGGGGTTCTTGCGGCAAAGCGCGATGGGTATCACGTGGTAGGTGTGGCATACGGATCGAGCCCGTTGAGCATCAAGCACAGCGACTTCTACCTGGACGTTAGCACCTGGCGTGTCGCGGCCGCGCTTGATACCGCGGTGAAGTACAACGCGAAAGTGGTTCAGATGGCATTCCGCTGCGAAGACGAGAGTAACGCGGTGTCGGATCGGCTGAGCCTCTACTACTGGTCCCCCTCATATGACGTGCTGTTTACCGCCGCGGTGGGTAGCGCCGGATGGTGGGGTCAGCTTGTTGAAGGAGCGATGTTTCCGGCAGTCCACCCGGACGTGATCGCGGTTTCTGCGATTGACTTCTACACCGATACTCGGTACTCCGGGAGCCACCATAGCGACAAGGTGGAACTCTCTGCTTACCACGGGCAACCCACCGTCGGGGCCATCGGGCTGGGTGAGCCGGAATGGACGACGAGTGCAAACAGCTCGAACGCATCTACTATCGTGGCAGGCGTCGCGGCGCTCGTGAGGTCCAAGTACCCTTCGATGCGCAATTACGAGGTTCGTCAGCGGCTTATAAGTACTGCCCGTGATATCGGCCCCACCGGCCGGGACCCGGACTCGGGGTACGGCCTCGTGATGGCGATGCGCGCTGTCGGGGGGATGTGGAATGCTGAGATTCTCGGCAACACTGTGAGTGGGGGTGGCTACAACGAGCCGGAAACGATGGATCTAACCGCAAACCCGCTCGGTGGGGAGGGTCCGTACTCATACCGCTGGCTCGGGCTGTTCAACGGAGTCACTGCCCGGACGATCCGCGTTACGGTTAGCCAGGGCGATCCGACCCACCACTACTCTGTTGAGGTGACGGATCACTCAGACGGATCCACCAAGATCGCGAG